The following coding sequences lie in one Eleginops maclovinus isolate JMC-PN-2008 ecotype Puerto Natales chromosome 21, JC_Emac_rtc_rv5, whole genome shotgun sequence genomic window:
- the zic1 gene encoding LOW QUALITY PROTEIN: zinc finger protein ZIC 1 (The sequence of the model RefSeq protein was modified relative to this genomic sequence to represent the inferred CDS: deleted 1 base in 1 codon) → MLLDAGPQYPTIGVTTFGSSRHHSTGEVTEREVALGINPFADGMGAFKINHSSHDIGSGQTAFSSQAPGYAAAALGHHHHPSHSYSTFNSTRDFLFRNRGFGDATGAQHSLFASGSFAGPHGHSDAAGHLLFPGLHEQNHASSNVVNSQMRLGFTGDMYGRADQYGHVTSPRSDHYASTQLHGYGPMNMNMAAHHGAGAFFRYMRQPIKQELICKWIEPEQLTNPKKSCNKTFSTMHELVTHLTVEHVGGPEQTNHICFWEECAREGKPFKAKYKLVNHIRVHTGEKPFPCPFPGCGKVFARSENLKIHKRTHTGEKPFKCEFEGCDRRFANSSDRKKHMHVHTSDKPYLCKMCDKSYTHPSSLRKHMKVHESSNPAPQPSPAASSGYESSTPPTIVSPSTENQSSSSISPAASAVHHTTSHSTLSSNFNEWYV, encoded by the exons ATGCTCCTGGACGCGGGACCGCAGTACCCCACCATAGGAGTCACTACTTTCGGCTCCTCTCGGCATCACTCAACAGGCGAAGTCACGGAGAGAGAAGTGGCGTTGGGGATCAATCCCTTCGCGGATGGGATGGGCGCCTTCAAAATCAACCACAGCTCCCACGATATTGGTTCCGGACAGACGGCGTTCTCCTCCCAGGCGCCCGGGTACGCAGCCGCCGCACTGGGACACCACCACCATCCGAGCCACTCTTACTCCACCTTCAACTCCACCAGGGACTTTCTGTTCAGAAATCGGGGTTTCGGGGATGCCACCGGCGCGCAGCACAGTTTGTTCGCCTCCGGAAGTTTCGCAGGGCCACATGGACACTCGGATGCGGCG GGGCACCTGCTCTTCCCGGGGCTCCACGAGCAAAACCACGCGTCCTCCAACGTGGTCAACAGCCAAATGCGGCTGGGCTTCACGGGGGACATGTATGGACGTGCAGACCAGTATGGCCACGTTACGAGCCCCAGGTCCGACCATTACGCATCGACCCAGCTGCACGGCTACGGCCCCATGAACATGAATATGGCCGCGCACCACGGGGCAGGGGCCTTCTTCCGATACATGAGGCAGCCCATCAAACAGGAGCTCATCTGCAAGTGGATCGAGCCGGAGCAGCTGACGAACCCCAAAAAGTCGTGCAACAAAACTTTTAGCACCATGCACGAGCTGGTGACCCATCTGACGGTGGAGCATGTGGGGGGACCCGAACAGACGAACCACATCTGCTTCTGGGAGGAATGCGCCCGAGAAGGGAAGCCATTCAAAGCCAAATACAAACTTGTGAATCATATCAGAGTACACACCGGAGAGAAGCCGTTTCCCTGTCCGTTCCCGGGCTGTGGCAAAGTGTTCGCTCGATCGGAAAATCTAAAAATCCACAAAAGGACTCACACCG gTGAGAAGCCTTTTAAGTGTGAGTTTGAAGGCTGCGACAGGAGGTTTGCAAACAGCAGTGACCGCAAGAAACACATGCACGTCCACACGTCGGACAAACCCTATCTGTGCAAAATGTGCGACAAGTCCTACACACACCCCAGCTCCCTGCGAAAACACATGAAG GTCCACGAATCCAGCAATCCAGCGCCGCAGCCCTCTCCTGCAGCCAGTTCAGGGTACGAGTCGTCCACCCCCCCCACTATAGTGTCCCCGTCCACAGAGAACCAGAGCAGCAGCTCCATATCACCAGCAGCCTCAGCAGTCCACCACACAACCAGCCACAGCACGCTGTCGTCAAATTTCAATGAATGGTACgtgtaa
- the zic4 gene encoding zinc finger protein ZIC 4, whose protein sequence is MSVDALGSPVMDPTFSKRNTALRLVDLAGAHHHHHHHHHTPQSVTGFPGFSSHPHSMAHSHPGEITAEPRLGPSPFGPEHMGHSAALKISPAHHYPHHHHHHHNHHMAGHSEVVSSQTGAFGPVQATSVPYPMSHPAQALSAGRDFLIRRDLTAQAMPVLTDQSAGSASHHGMFVSTTGSYPGHYGHHPDAGNLFSGLHHDQSSSGSPGGQALNGQIRLGLPGEMYVRSDHLSQVTSSRADPFSASPLHGYGGLNLNMNLSAHHHHHHHGAGAFFRYMRQPIKQELICKWLEPELSPKKLCSKTYSTMHELVTHVTVEHVGGPEQANHICFWEECPREGKPFKAKYKLVNHIRVHTGEKPFPCPFPGCGKVFARSENLKIHKRTHTGEKPFKCEFDGCDRRFANSSDRKKHSHVHTSDKPYNCKVRGCDKSYTHPSSLRKHMKVHCKSPPPSSGYESSTPSLVSPSSDMGREPGSSSEPVGASQPANLSEWYVCHSSGASGVQTPPSGASTPDPSDEPPYRNQEPRDAF, encoded by the exons ATGAGCGTGGATGCACTGGGAAGCCCCGTGATGGACCCTACGTTTTCCAAACGGAACACGGCGCTGAGATTAGTTGACTTGGCAGGGgctcaccaccatcaccatcatcaccaccatacCCCTCAGAGCGTGACAGGCTTCCCGGGGTTCAGCAGCCATCCACACTCAATGGCTCACTCGCACCCTGGGGAGATTACTGCGGAACCCCGCCTGGGGCCGAGTCCATTCGGGCCAGAACACATGGGGCACTCCGCGGCCCTCAAAATCAGCCCAGCCCATCATTAtccccaccaccatcaccaccaccacaatCATCATATGGCAGGCCACAGTGAAGTGGTCTCCAGTCAAACGGGAGCTTTTGGCCCGGTTCAGGCGACATCGGTCCCCTATCCTATGTCTCACCCGGCCCAGGCTCTATCCGCAGGCAGGGACTTCCTCATCCGGAGAGATCTGACAGCTCAAGCCATGCCCGTGCTGACCGACCAGTCTGCCGGTTCAGCCTCTCACCACGGAATGTTTGTCTCAACAACAGGTAGCTATCCCGGACACTATGGTCACCACCCTGACGCTGGGAACCTCTTCTCCGGACTCCATCACGACCAGTCTTCGAGCGGATCCCCGGGTGGCCAAGCGTTGAATGGACAAATACGGTTAGGACTACCTGGAGAAATGTACGTTAGATCTGATCACTTGAGTCAAGTGACAAGCTCCAGGGCTGATCCTTTCTCCGCCTCGCCGCTGCATGGCTACGGTGGTCTAAATCTGAACATGAATCTGAGCgcgcaccaccaccaccaccaccacggAGCCGGTGCCTTCTTCCGTTACATGAGGCAGCCGATAAAGCAAGAGCTCATCTGCAAGTGGCTCGAGCCGGAGCTATCGCCGAAAAAACTTTGCTCCAAAACTTACAGCACCATGCACGAGCTGGTTACGCACGTGACGGTGGAGCACGTCGGAGGACCGGAGCAGGCGAACCATATCTGTTTTTGGGAAGAGTGTCCGAGGGAAGGCAAGCCTTTTAAAGCCAAGTACAAACTTGTAAATCACATCCGAGTGCACACCGGGGAGAAACCGTTTCCATGTCCCTTCCCTGGCTGTGGGAAAGTGTTTGCAAGATCGGAGAACCTTAAGATCCACAAAAGGACGCACACAG GTGAGAAGCCCTTCAAGTGTGAGTTTGACGGCTGCGACCGACGCTTCGCGAACAGTAGTGACCGGAAGAAGCACTCACACGTGCACACCAGCGATAAGCCCTACAACTGCAAAGTGCGAGGCTGCGATAAATCCTACACACACCCCAGCTCCTTGCGGAAACACATGAAGGTGCACTGCAAGTCCCCCCCGCCCAGCTCCGGGTACGAGTCCTCCACGCCGTCCCTGGTATCCCCCTCGTCGGACATGGGCCGGGAGCCAGGGTCCTCCTCGGAGCCGGTGGGAGCCTCCCAGCCGGCCAATCTAAGTGAATGGTACGTGTGCCACAGTTCAGGTGCCAGTGGTGTCCAAACACCCCCCAGTGGGGCCTCCACACCAGACCCCTCAGACGAGCCACCTTACAGGAACCAAGAGCCGAGGGACGCGTTTTAA